From the Triticum urartu cultivar G1812 chromosome 4, Tu2.1, whole genome shotgun sequence genome, the window CCTCTGTCTTGCATGTTAAAATGGTTGATGATACGACCTGGAAGAACAGTAAGCAGGTAACCCGTAACCTGTCTTGCATGCTGAATTGATGACGTATGGAAGGTTGGGTGGGACCTGGAAAATTCAGGTAACATTATAGTAGAGCGGTTTCTGAATGCCTAGTCTTGTACGTACAAGATTTAATTTGCACTGCCAGTACAGATTTTGTGTACTGCGCCAGGCATTTCTTCTTGACAGATTTTAAGAAATGACATTGACTAGTATCTGCAGTAGGTGTATGGTACAATCGTTAAACACGAGGATTATTAGGTGTGATATGATGAAAATTACTATCGTACAGGGTTGGGTAGGACCTGGAAGAAACAGTAGGCAGGTAACCCGTAACCTCTGTCTTGCATGTTAAACTGATGATGATATATGCAAGGTTGGTTTGTTCAGGACCTGGAAAATTCAGGTTAACATTATAGGGTATATGCAAGGTTTCTGAAGGCCCAGTCTTGTACAAGATTTAATTTGCACCGCCAGGCATTTCTTGTCGACAGATTTTAAGAGATGACATTGACTAGTATCTGCAGTAGGTGTATCGTACAATTGTTAAAACATGAGGATGGCCGACATTGGGATTTCTTTCAGTCTAGGAACTGAAAAATTGTTGTGCGATAGAGCTGAACGTCTTGAGATGATGATAGCACTATCATATCATCCTAGTAGGCAGTGCAGTGCAGGTAACACGTAACCTCTGTCtgtcttgcatgtttaataattGAAATTGACATAGATACATGGCTGGGTAAGGAGGGGACCTGGAAGAGTGATTTTTTGGCAGAAGAACAAGAGGTAACAACAACATTTTTGGATATACCCAGCCAATTTGCATGGCCGATACAATACAGATCTTGTgtgttttcttcttcttgttgttgtttaTCAAGAGACGAGCATGGTCTATCTTATCTTGTGATATATGATGGTCATTAGTAGTATTCATCATCAATCAATCTTTAAATACAGGATTGGATGGTCAACTTGGGACTTGTTTGGTACATCAACCAGAAGAATGAATTCCAGTGTGTTGTTGGCCGGTGCATGCCACGGAGATGAATGTTAGATTTCAATTACAGAATCACCCTTTTGGGCGTCGCTCGATGGTTGAGAGTTGAATTTGAGCTTTGAGCGGACTTGAAACGTTTTGTTCCAACCACCTGATGCAAATTTTCTGGCTGTATTTGGTTCAAATATGAAATGCAGATCGGTACCTTTGCACTTGTTTCTACCACACCTTTTGTTCCAACCAACGAATACCTGCCCTGGGTGTGAAATATAATTTGGTCATATGGTTTTTTAGGTCCTAGATCTGACTATCCAAACATGTATTGTGAGCCATAAAAATTATGTCTCTTGATTCATTATCAAATGAGATTgaaacatactccctccgtcccaaaatgaGAGTGCAAAATTGAGATAGTTattttgaaatggagggagtGATTTTTATGGCATATTAATTATGCATGCTCGACTAGTTAAATCGATGACCTAAATTTTCATGCCAGACTTATTCGCATCAAGAGGGAGTAAGCAATTATAATTATCATCACATTCAAAACATGTGTGCACGGAgtttcaaaaaacaaaaaaaacatctGGGAATGTATCTAAAAACACAAGAGTGGTCAAATGTACAAACAAAACATCCATCTTCAAATGCTGCTATGCATACACCAAGAATGCCTTCATCGCCCCAAGAATGCAGCACGCCGCCTCTAGACGAACATGCTGGAGGGCTTTTCTTACCTGCCTCATGAAGATGCTCCAGTAATTTTCGCACGTTAGCAAATTACCAAGACAAGGAAATCAAGTTAGGGGCCAAAATCAGTCACTGATTCCTACTCCTTGACGTACCAGAAACACCAAAGCCTAAAAGTTTCCGTATGCAACCATCAACAACCCAAAATCCAACTCATAATTGAACCAACCAGAACCAATCTCTTATATAACACCAAAACAACTTGTTGATCCATGCTGAAATTCTGTCATCATGTCCCCCAATGAGCACCTCATAAATATGACCAAATTTGGACCCAAGTGCTAAAATAGCCAGCCAATGAACCTCGACAAAACAAGTCTACTTGACCAACTCCAACAATTGTGACACCATAAACTGCAGCCTCATGTGAATGCTAGTTACTGCATGCATCATCCATCCACTATATAATCACAACATGTACACCAAATATCCCCAAGACAAGAATCAAATATCTTACCAAACAACAGTCTCATATCCCCATTGACCTCAAGACCAACATCAACAATCTCAGGCAATTCTCCGCAAAGCCACATAAACTGTCTAAAATCCATAATCCATAATGTTATCTAATCAAATACAGAGAGGTCGGTCCATGTCATGCCTCTAGTTCTATAACATCATCCACCAATATCCTCACAACAGATTCATGACCCCAAACATGTCCTTTAACAAGGACAGTTAATTATTGGTCTGCGACAACGAACGGTACTTTGAAAGATAACTAACAACCAACTGACTTGCGAGTACTAGTAGCTAAATAAGCGGCAATATGTTTCTCACTAGTCACTACCAAACCAAACACTAGTGTCACACGGCACCACCTGATGTCTGCATGTAAACCGATGTTAGTGCCGCATGATCATTGCAAATATCAAACAAGACCAGTAAGAGAAAGTCACACCAGCTGACAAGAGACATACTGTGATACCACCTAGTGGTGGTAATAACCGCCTCCAGAATGCCCGCCTCTATGGTGTGGTTGGAATGCACCCCTACCATATTGCTGCATTACATGGTAGACAAAAGCAAAGGCCAGAAAATTAGACAAATAGACAGATGGATAACCAAACTTCACCAAGGTATATTATACTTACAGCTGGGGCAGGGGGAGGGGCATGGGCATGGGCATGGGCAGGGGGCGGGGCATGACCAGGAGCAGGGCCATAGTGATGATCACGTGAATAACCACCCCTCGTCCCAAAAGAGTCTGCAATGGCAATATACAATGAGAAACTATCACAAAATAAGATCAAAGGGGCATAGCAAAATGGTTACAGCATAGGATTACAACCTCTGTGGCGGTCACCTCCAGGAAATGGTGGCTGGTCATAATGACCAAAACGGTTCCCTCCAGGAAATGGTGGCTGCTCGTAATGGTCAAAGCGAGGGCGCACACGAGGAGGACCACCATGCTCAAAGTATCCAGGAGGACCGGGTTCCTATCATATAAAAAGTAAGTTCAGTGCAGATGGTACAGAGAATTAATTACTTAGCACTTAACATAGCAATACAATATTGTAACAAACCATGTGAGAATATGGCCTCTTAGCACCATGCCGAACATCTTCATAGAGATATGGGTTTTCACCAAAGGGTCTACCAAAATCACCCTCGGGCTCAAATGTTGGCCCTCTAGGTGGATGATGATATCCTCTCCCCTGTCCTCTATCAAACAAATCATGCTGCCTTCCTGAGGAACCCCCTGCGAAGCCGAATATTAGTCAGCAGTGTAAAAATGAGCTCAAAAGGTTGAAGCAGTAAATTTGTGTTTCTGAATCGCAATAGGAAGCCCACCTTGAAAGGCAGGAGGAGCCTGCCTGGCTCGGAAATCAGAGGGCGAAGCTTCAAAACTGTTGTTACTGTATGCAGAATTAAATCTCCCACCACGAACAGGAGTGTGATTATTGAAACCCCTATCACCATGGAAACCTTCCCGGCGAGGGGCAGCTCTTCCCCTATTAAAACCTCTACCTGCACAGCCATAGAAGTCAACAAACAAATCCTCATATAACAACACAAGCAGTAGAGGAATTCGGGAGGGAGCACAGTTACTTACCAGGCCTGTTAAAACCAGATCCAGGATGTCCAATTCGAAACCCGCCACTCATTTCACCTTTCACAGCCTGACTTTTAGGTAGAGGGTTTGAAAGTCTAACCCTTACTTTTAGCTAAGTTAAAAAAACACCAAAATTATCTATCACTTATAAGCATCTACACAAGGACATGTGAGCACATTGTTTGGTATACATGAAAACAAAGACGGTACCATTCCAAACCAGAAAAATACCTTTGCTTTTCCAACATCACCCAGCTCGGTGTTGTTGGTGGCTTCAATACAAGCAAGAGCCTCCTCATGGGTTGAGAAGTTGACAAATCCAAAATCGTTTCTTTTAGCACTAGACATATTGCGAGCAAGCACAACTCGTTCTATCAAACCATAAGCTTTGAATCGGTTTTTAACACGCTCTTCATCCCAGTATGGTGGAAGCCCATCAATAAAAACTGATTTGACCTGCAGCATGAAAAAGTAGTCAACGACATGACAAATCATAGACTTGCAATGGTTGGACATGAAAACCAAATAATTGAGAACATTCCAAATGTGCAAATAggattttgtttttgttttttttccacCACAATACCCATATGTAACAAAGTGAGGACACCAAGAAAAGTGTATAATGCACAAATATATGTGGTAATCATATGGTCATAGAAGACATCTCATCTCAGTCTGATGTAAAATTTAAATTATCTAAATTGTAGTAACAAGCAGCCAAATATGAGCATCATTGCAAACCATAACTCCTGGATAAATCATAAACTACAAATAGCTAACCAATAGTTAGTATTAAAACTATTACTGCAAGTACAACGGCATCTTTCTACTTATGTCATTTAATTCACTAACACCATCAATAAAAAAAGTAGATAGTAAAAGTAGTTAAGCACCTGAGCCATAACTTCTGCATCTGCTTCTTTTATTGGCTCTGCAAAAGCAACTTTTGCAGTTCTCTCAGGATGACCAAACAGAGCATCTGGTTGCTGCAGCCTCTTGAATGCAAGCATCGCATCCGCGTGGCAAGAAAACTCGAGAAATGCAAAACCACGGCTCTGGCCTTCGTTTTGAGTATCAGGAACAAGAGTTAAGCTTTGAACTCCTTCAACTCCATAGTCAAGCAGCCTCTTCTTAATCTGAAAAAGAAAGGCGCAGAATTAGCAAAATTTACTTATTAACAGGCAAGCTCGTGATTGCGCATATTATTTAAGGAAAACTTACAGCTTCCTTTGTCCATGTATTGCAAATATTGCCCAAGAAGAGTGTGTCGTTGTCCTCGCTAGCGGCAACGGCACAACGTTTGCCATGTATCTGCAGCAGAAGAAAAAATAAATTAAACATGTGTCACACATCCCACAAACAATCGGACATCGCATCACAGAACACTGTATCTTAACATTTGTTTTTCAAAGTAATAGTGTCAGGGGAGCTGAGGTATTACCATAGGATTCTTCACCTCAGCAAGCGCGCGAGCCACCTGGTGTTTGTTTGCAAACCTGACGAACGCAAAGCCCTTGTTCTTGTTGGTGGAGAGATCCTTGTGGAGACGGACCTCCACAACATGACCGACGTGCGCAAACACCTTCCTAATATCCTCCTCGACGGCTTCACGGTCCAGCCCTCCCACAAAGATCTCTAGCTCCTTTTTGCGCTGCCTGTTCTTGGCCATGTCTGACATAACCTTGCGCTCGTCCTCTTGCTGTTTGACCTCACCTGCAGCCTGGCCGTGCTCCTCCGACGCCCTAGCACGGTGCTCTTCCTGTTTGCTCTCAGCTGCAGCCTgcccgtcgtcgtcgtcctccgtGGCCTTAGCAAGGTCGTCTCCTTGTTTGATCTCAGATGCGGCCTGCCCTTCACCCACGGAGACAGAGTCGTCGAAGATGACCTCTTGAggatcctcctcctcctcttcctgcTGAGCATCCATCTGTTGTTGGTGGAGTGGGTGCTTATTTTCTGAATTATCATCATGAGTTGCAGCAAGCATTTGTCCCTGGTGGAGTGGGTTAGGTTGGCTGTCTTGCTTATTTTGTGCATCATGAGTTGCAGCAGTCTTTACCGCTACATCATCGTCATCGGCTTTTCCACCCTCCTGCTCTATCACCTCCGCTTCTTTGCTCTGTACCGCTTGCTTGTTCGCATCGGGCGCTGCATCCTCCTGGTTATTATTTCcttgcgcttcttcttgctctACGGACAACAACATATCATGAGGCTCTCCAGCCTCCACCTCCATTTTCTGCTGCTGCTCATCATCATTGGTAGGAGACGGCACGTCGGCCTCACTCGGCTCATCGACTGTGATTGAGGTTGGCTCCTCCTCCTTGATGTGCTGGTGGACTGTGGTTGAGCCTTGATGGCATCATGACATGACATGACATTCCATTATCCATTACAATACAAGGTCGAATGGGGGAGTATGTACAGTAGTGGAAAGGAAAGGAAacatcttctctctctctctatatatatatagatatagatatagagtAAGATTAGAGTTAGAGTAGGTAGTGTACTTACTATATATGTCTGGCGAGGAGGCGCAGTGTTGAGGGGATGCCTCTGTCGAGTCAGAGATCTCAATCGTCTCCCGCCCCGCAAAAGCAGAGGCAGAGGCAGAGGCAGAGGCAGAGGCAGAGGCGGCGGCATCtggaaagaagaagaggagacgGGCAGTGAGAAGGAAAGTCGAAAACTTTTTATTTAGGTAGGGCGgaggaaagaggaacaagggcAACTACCTTGGGTGTTGTGGGTGAGCTGCTCCTGCTCCTGTTCGTGCTCCTGAtcctgctcctgctcctgctcctgctcctgctcGTGCTCCTGCTGGGCGGCGTCGGGAGCCTCCTCCGGCGCGGGTTCtgcgggcgggcgggcgggcgggagCAAGCAAGCAAGGAAGGGGATTGCTTGGTTAGACAGCGAGAAACAGAGACAGAGAGAGCGCGCGCGCCCACCAGAGAGGAGGGAAGAAAGGAAGCACctgcggcgggaggcggcggggtCTTGGCCGCTCGTCCGCGCCCACGGCCGCGGCCGCGTCCCCGGGCCCGTCCTCGTCCTCGGCCGCGACCGGCCGCCGGCGCCATGCTTCTTGGGTGATGAAGGAGTGGAGTTGGGGGTTTGGTTAGGGTTGGGAGTTGGGACAGACAGATTTGGGTGGGGAGGGGAGCAAATCTGATGAAGGAAGGAGTTTCGAGTTGGGGATTTCTTTCCTTCCTTGCTTGCTTCTTCTCTTTTTCCACCTCCCCCA encodes:
- the LOC125553276 gene encoding nucleolin-like, with the protein product MAPAAGRGRGRGRARGRGRGRGRGRAAKTPPPPAAEPAPEEAPDAAQQEHEQEQEQEQEQDQEHEQEQEQLTHNTQDAAASASASASASASAFAGRETIEISDSTEASPQHCASSPDIYSSTTVHQHIKEEEPTSITVDEPSEADVPSPTNDDEQQQKMEVEAGEPHDMLLSVEQEEAQGNNNQEDAAPDANKQAVQSKEAEVIEQEGGKADDDDVAVKTAATHDAQNKQDSQPNPLHQGQMLAATHDDNSENKHPLHQQQMDAQQEEEEEDPQEVIFDDSVSVGEGQAASEIKQGDDLAKATEDDDDGQAAAESKQEEHRARASEEHGQAAGEVKQQEDERKVMSDMAKNRQRKKELEIFVGGLDREAVEEDIRKVFAHVGHVVEVRLHKDLSTNKNKGFAFVRFANKHQVARALAEVKNPMIHGKRCAVAASEDNDTLFLGNICNTWTKEAIKKRLLDYGVEGVQSLTLVPDTQNEGQSRGFAFLEFSCHADAMLAFKRLQQPDALFGHPERTAKVAFAEPIKEADAEVMAQVKSVFIDGLPPYWDEERVKNRFKAYGLIERVVLARNMSSAKRNDFGFVNFSTHEEALACIEATNNTELGDVGKAKLKVRVRLSNPLPKSQAVKGEMSGGFRIGHPGSGFNRPGRGFNRGRAAPRREGFHGDRGFNNHTPVRGGRFNSAYSNNSFEASPSDFRARQAPPAFQGGSSGRQHDLFDRGQGRGYHHPPRGPTFEPEGDFGRPFGENPYLYEDVRHGAKRPYSHMEPGPPGYFEHGGPPRVRPRFDHYEQPPFPGGNRFGHYDQPPFPGGDRHRDSFGTRGGYSRDHHYGPAPGHAPPPAHAHAHAPPPAPAQYGRGAFQPHHRGGHSGGGYYHH